One region of Peptococcaceae bacterium 1198_IL3148 genomic DNA includes:
- a CDS encoding (2Fe-2S)-binding protein, with product MRINEHPILNFEKGSKVKFYYNGQALEGYEGETIAAALHANGVRTMRESIHLHRPRGLFCNIGNCSSCLMVVDGKPNVRVCVEKLRAGMYVETQKGKGELK from the coding sequence ATGAGAATAAATGAGCACCCCATTTTAAATTTTGAAAAGGGAAGCAAAGTAAAGTTTTATTATAACGGTCAAGCGTTAGAGGGTTATGAAGGCGAAACCATAGCAGCGGCATTGCATGCCAACGGAGTACGAACCATGAGGGAAAGCATTCATCTACATCGGCCCCGGGGTCTGTTTTGCAATATCGGCAACTGTTCTTCGTGTTTGATGGTTGTTGATGGAAAACCCAACGTTAGGGTATGTGTCGAAAAACTGCGGGCGGGTATGTATGTGGAAACCCAGAAAGGGAAGGGTGAATTAAAGTGA
- a CDS encoding NAD(P)/FAD-dependent oxidoreductase codes for MRQTEICIIGGGPAGLTAALKAANLGASVTVIDRNDYLGGQLIKQTHRFFGSKQQRASERGINIAKELAEAVHNHDKITVFTGATVLGYYKDGVITVEHNEKLITIKPAKAIVATGGAEKNLLFPNNDLPGIYGAGAVQTLVNVYGVKPGKRVLMVGAGNIGVIVSYQLLQAGIEVVAIIEAAPKIGAYWVHASKVVRAGVPIYTKHTIKRAWGEKEVAGATIVQLDDNWQPVPGTEMDLDVDVICLSVGLSPLTELLWQAGCEMKFVPELGGHVPIRNQQLETTVAGVYVAGDVGGIEEASAAMMEGALAGLNAAKALGYDAPDFKEQQADVIKELTGLRSGPVGEKILHGMAKVVR; via the coding sequence GTGAGGCAAACCGAAATTTGTATTATCGGCGGAGGACCTGCAGGTTTAACTGCAGCTCTAAAAGCTGCTAACCTAGGGGCCTCGGTAACAGTAATTGATAGGAATGATTATCTTGGTGGCCAATTAATTAAGCAAACCCATCGCTTCTTTGGGTCAAAACAACAGCGGGCATCGGAGCGAGGTATTAATATAGCAAAGGAATTGGCCGAGGCTGTACATAATCACGACAAAATTACTGTTTTCACCGGTGCCACCGTGCTGGGTTATTACAAAGATGGTGTAATCACGGTGGAACATAACGAAAAGTTGATAACAATAAAACCAGCAAAAGCAATAGTGGCCACCGGCGGTGCTGAAAAAAATCTACTGTTCCCTAACAATGATTTGCCAGGCATTTACGGTGCCGGTGCAGTGCAGACGCTGGTGAATGTTTATGGTGTTAAACCAGGCAAAAGGGTTCTGATGGTTGGTGCCGGAAACATTGGTGTAATCGTCAGCTATCAACTCTTGCAAGCGGGCATAGAAGTGGTGGCTATTATCGAGGCTGCGCCAAAAATAGGAGCCTACTGGGTACATGCTTCTAAAGTGGTGCGAGCAGGGGTGCCAATTTATACCAAGCATACCATTAAACGAGCTTGGGGGGAGAAAGAAGTGGCCGGTGCCACTATAGTTCAGTTGGATGATAATTGGCAACCAGTGCCCGGAACGGAAATGGATTTAGATGTGGATGTAATTTGTTTGTCGGTGGGATTGAGTCCCCTCACCGAGCTATTATGGCAGGCGGGTTGTGAGATGAAATTTGTACCTGAGCTTGGGGGTCATGTGCCGATAAGAAACCAACAATTGGAAACAACAGTTGCCGGTGTATATGTGGCCGGAGACGTCGGCGGTATTGAAGAAGCCTCTGCAGCCATGATGGAGGGTGCGTTGGCCGGGTTAAATGCAGCTAAGGCCTTGGGTTATGATGCACCGGACTTTAAGGAACAACAGGCCGATGTAATTAAAGAGCTAACCGGACTGAGATCGGGTCCGGTGGGAGAAAAAATTCTTCATGGTATGGCTAAAGTGGTTAGATAA
- a CDS encoding 4Fe-4S dicluster domain-containing protein: protein MLAQNGIPTPKDIAQVMPNADRLAKGPVAMAECFQNIPCDPCYHSCKRQAIQPFKDINERPQIDHQKCNGCGLCLMRCPGLAIFIIDETYSEQQALVKLPYEYLPLPGVGEVVAAVNRAGEIVGEAKVVKVQSGQNLDGTSVVWLAVPKDLSMEVRHFKIKGVR from the coding sequence ATGTTGGCCCAAAATGGTATCCCCACACCGAAAGATATTGCTCAGGTAATGCCCAACGCCGACAGGCTTGCTAAAGGCCCGGTGGCCATGGCTGAGTGTTTTCAAAATATTCCTTGTGACCCTTGTTATCACAGTTGTAAACGCCAAGCAATACAGCCCTTTAAAGATATTAATGAGCGTCCACAAATAGATCACCAAAAGTGCAATGGTTGTGGCCTGTGCTTAATGCGTTGCCCAGGTTTGGCAATTTTCATTATAGATGAGACATATAGCGAACAGCAAGCGTTAGTGAAACTGCCCTATGAATATTTGCCTTTGCCTGGGGTAGGAGAAGTTGTGGCTGCAGTTAATCGGGCCGGTGAAATCGTCGGCGAAGCTAAGGTGGTTAAGGTACAATCGGGGCAAAATCTTGATGGTACCAGTGTTGTATGGTTGGCAGTACCAAAGGATTTATCCATGGAAGTTCGTCATTTTAAAATTAAGGGGGTGCGGTAA
- a CDS encoding (2Fe-2S)-binding protein, with protein MSGCKSDGHDVNIVCRCEDITLEEIRAYLKQGITDLEMLKRLLRVGMGPCQGRTCTPIIIREIAAATGKPVEDIMPTTFRPPTTPVKLGVLAAGGEDND; from the coding sequence ATGTCTGGATGTAAAAGCGATGGTCATGATGTCAACATAGTGTGCCGCTGTGAAGATATCACGTTGGAAGAAATCCGCGCCTACTTAAAACAGGGCATAACGGATCTGGAAATGTTGAAGCGGCTACTGCGGGTGGGGATGGGACCCTGCCAAGGTCGGACTTGTACGCCGATTATTATTCGTGAAATTGCCGCCGCCACCGGTAAACCGGTGGAAGATATTATGCCCACTACCTTCAGACCACCAACCACACCTGTAAAACTGGGTGTGCTGGCAGCAGGGGGTGAAGATAATGACTAG